The region AAAGAAGGCAAATAGCAAGAAAATTTAAAGAACAATGCATGTACAGTGAAGCTCTGCTAAGTAGTATGAAACTATTGTAGCATTTGGTGAAACGAAAAAGGAAATGTTGAGGGATATATACTCTAAATACGAAAAGGTTGGAATTCTCAGATCACACATATACAGCAGTCAATAAGGATGAAGGGGAAAGACTAAGTGTTAGGGCAGAAGTCAAACCTATGATTGAACTGTCAATTTCAAGGCCATTAAGGATCAATATCTACCTTCTCTACATAAAATTAGACCCTATTATGAAACATGTAATACAATAGTCCGGAGTTTTATCAATTTATTTACAAATTGTCCTATTAGTTCCATCTCGGAGTGCAAGTGCAGAAGGAAAAAACAGAGCCTTAAACTAATGAAATGTATTACTTCGTTTCTCTGAAATTTTAACAACTCAAAAGGCAAACTTGGGGTAGCAAGCTATCTTTGATGCCCATCGCATATCACTTGTCAAAAGCTTTTTCCGACCATCATCTTAGCTAAACGTCTACTACAGTTTCATAGAAGTTTTAGTTGAGAGTATGTACCTGTACACGACATGGAGCAGCATGTTTAATATTCTAGTTGCCCAACAGTTTCCTGGGAGCATTTTTACCACTACAGGAACTTGAAGAAACTGCTGAGATTTCCAGACTTCCTCTCCACTCCTCACCCGGACTCAGGGTAATGGGTTTTTCCACTGCAGCAGCCTCAACGCAAACCATGTGCTTATATTCATCGACTCCGAGATCTAAAATAGCCTTCGCCCAAGGATTCCATGTAACTAAAATGTAGAGTTGAAAAAGTTGTAATAGTTTTGTCCTTCGTGTATGTAATATGAAAAGCAACTAGAGAACATGCTTTAGGAAAACTACAGAAGTCTAAGAAATCACATCTACCAAAAGATAAAATAAAGCAATTAAGAAAGATACACTAATAGAATCTGCTATATAAAGTTATATTAAAACTAGTGCAAGTGTGTAACATACTTTTATGATAACAGGAAAGAACCTGATGTATTGAAAAACATAAAGCTCTAGAAGCTAGATtcttaataaaaaaaaattagatgTTGAATGCCTTGGATGAACAAGTTAACACAAAATGTAAATCGGACACTTTCAGATCTGACTTTAATATCGCTATTCTTAGTTCTTATGCTATCAATGTTGTCCGATGAGAAGCACCTAAGGTACTAATACAATTTAGTTACTAGAAAGGGGTAGTTAACACGGAACCGCAGAAATTGCAGCTTACAACTTCACTACTTAAGACAGCATATAGTTAAGTCAAGTATGAAAAAACTTTCTAACCAGCATCAGGAAGTCCATCTTTGTGAATAACATATGTCCGCTTCTTCCCATTATCCAGAATTGAAATGTTCGATGGCGTGCTAAGATATATTCTGTCCACCTAATAAAATAGTTTCAATCAGGCCAGCATTTCAAATTCGTGCAGAAAAAGGACATTATAAAGGTCAGAGTAAAATAGGAAATGAACTATGAATCCTACTTCTGATTGAAAAGTTAATGCGTCCCCTTGTTCAGTAGTTCTCGTTTCATTCTGCATATTGTCAAGATAGTCCAGTGCCTTCAATCCTTCAACCCGAACATCACTGTATACATATTACTAGAAAATTCATATGGTGCAAGCTCTAAACTCTTTCCAACTGGGAAACTtactaaaataataataaaaactcCTTACAACCAATTTAATACCTCCAAATCACATTTATACAGGAATTACCAAGGTTAATATGTTGTAGGGTTCAATCAAAATTAGACTACACAGGCTATAATGTCAATAGTCTTTCGTGCATTCCTAATCCACTTATAGTACCTGATATTCAAAACAGAGTAATAGGTATGATATGCAAATGTAAATGTAAATGGCCTTCCATCACTGTTGGTATTTCTGATTCGAGATGCCATCATCAAATCTCCTCCAGGTCCCAGTGTAATCCTTAGCCGAAACTCGAAACTACAGAGAAAATTTGGAAGTCAAAAACAAACTTTTAAACTAGTTTGACTCTCCAACAATGCATTCTCTATATCCAATTGCAAGAGAAGTCTAAAGTTCACCTATGGGGCCAGATCTTTAGATCATCTGCAGAAGGCTTAAGGATCAAGTCAACAAAAGCCTTATTTGCGGAGCTTGTTGGAAAAGGAGGTGGGTCAGAATCAACACTCCAGACCCTGTTTCTAGCAAAACCATGTGGGTCATGAAGAGGACCATGGTTCGAGAACTGTGTATACAGAAGAGAAAGTTTGATTATCAAAGATCAATGCAAAGAAAGCAAGCATATAGTCTCTGAGACACGTACTTGAGGGAAGCATATCGGAATACCTCCACGTATTGACTTCGGAGGCTCAAAAATCGCCTGCATAAAGGTAAAT is a window of Apium graveolens cultivar Ventura chromosome 11, ASM990537v1, whole genome shotgun sequence DNA encoding:
- the LOC141695042 gene encoding putative glucose-6-phosphate 1-epimerase, which codes for MGQSCYLAFVFIRSITMMMMLFSFVRGEVVKGINGLDKVVLRGTRGSSAAEIYLYGAQVTSWKNDCGEELLFLSSKAIFEPPKSIRGGIPICFPQFSNHGPLHDPHGFARNRVWSVDSDPPPFPTSSANKAFVDLILKPSADDLKIWPHSFEFRLRITLGPGGDLMMASRIRNTNSDGRPFTFTFAYHTYYSVLNISDVRVEGLKALDYLDNMQNETRTTEQGDALTFQSEVDRIYLSTPSNISILDNGKKRTYVIHKDGLPDAVTWNPWAKAILDLGVDEYKHMVCVEAAAVEKPITLSPGEEWRGSLEISAVSSSSCSGKNAPRKLLGN